From the genome of Bubalus bubalis isolate 160015118507 breed Murrah chromosome 2, NDDB_SH_1, whole genome shotgun sequence, one region includes:
- the CENPQ gene encoding centromere protein Q isoform X2 — translation MSSKANASKKKSQQLKRNPKRKIDDEEAELPGKKVRNTVKKNKNHPKHLSSEVTRQAKHTTLKQIRIASNKRKTWQPLSKSSREHLQTMMESVVILLQLCETLKVPPKKLQDLSRVSSLLKMERAQHRANEEGLASLQEETDKMVATIESMTGDIHSLKNKVHVLTSEVEEEEKKIKQMFQIDNGVLSLPELSQKSLRAPILQREILTLIPNQNGLLKDLEVLHNSSQMKHMFTFIEEVYKRLDAS, via the exons ATGTCTAGCAAAGCAAATGCTTCCAAGAAAAAGTCTCAACagttaaaaagaaatccaaaaagaaaaattgatgatGAAGAAGCAGAATTACCAGGGAAAAAG GTTAGaaacacagtgaaaaaaaataaaaatcatccaaAACATCTGTCTTCTGAAg TGACAAGACAAGCAAAGCATACTACTCTAAAACAGATAAGGATAGCATCCAACAAGAGAAAAACCTGGCAACCCCTTTCGAAGAGTAGCAGAGAACATTTGCAAACTATGATGGAATCTGTAGTAAT ATTGCTGCAACTGTGTGAAACCCTGAAAGTCCCTCCCAAAAAGCTGCAAGATTTATCTCGTGTGTCAAGTCTACTGAAAATGGAAAGGGCACAGCACAGAGCTAATGAGGAAGGTCTGGCATCATTGCAG gaagaaacagataaaatggTAGCAACTATAGAATCAATGACTGGGGATATTCACAGCCTAAAGAACAAAGTTCATGTTCTGACAAGTGaggtagaagaagaagaaaagaagataaaacag aTGTTTCAAATAGATAATGGGGTACTCTCTCTTCCTGAACTTTCTCAAAAGAGTCTCAGAGCACCCATCCTTCAG AGAGAAATTCTGACGCTAATTCCAAATCAGAACGGGCTTCTGAAGGACTTGGAAGTTCTCCATAATTCATCCCAGATGAAGCACATGTTCACCTTCATTGAAGAAGTCTATAAAAGACTGGATGCCTCTTAa
- the CENPQ gene encoding centromere protein Q isoform X1 — protein sequence MSSKANASKKKSQQLKRNPKRKIDDEEAELPGKKVRNTVKKNKNHPKHLSSEVTRQAKHTTLKQIRIASNKRKTWQPLSKSSREHLQTMMESVVISILSNSIRENKQIQYHLNFLKKRLLQLCETLKVPPKKLQDLSRVSSLLKMERAQHRANEEGLASLQEETDKMVATIESMTGDIHSLKNKVHVLTSEVEEEEKKIKQMFQIDNGVLSLPELSQKSLRAPILQREILTLIPNQNGLLKDLEVLHNSSQMKHMFTFIEEVYKRLDAS from the exons ATGTCTAGCAAAGCAAATGCTTCCAAGAAAAAGTCTCAACagttaaaaagaaatccaaaaagaaaaattgatgatGAAGAAGCAGAATTACCAGGGAAAAAG GTTAGaaacacagtgaaaaaaaataaaaatcatccaaAACATCTGTCTTCTGAAg TGACAAGACAAGCAAAGCATACTACTCTAAAACAGATAAGGATAGCATCCAACAAGAGAAAAACCTGGCAACCCCTTTCGAAGAGTAGCAGAGAACATTTGCAAACTATGATGGAATCTGTAGTAAT atcaATTCTGAGTAACAGtattagagaaaataaacaaattcaataTCATCTGAATTTCCTAAAGAAAAG ATTGCTGCAACTGTGTGAAACCCTGAAAGTCCCTCCCAAAAAGCTGCAAGATTTATCTCGTGTGTCAAGTCTACTGAAAATGGAAAGGGCACAGCACAGAGCTAATGAGGAAGGTCTGGCATCATTGCAG gaagaaacagataaaatggTAGCAACTATAGAATCAATGACTGGGGATATTCACAGCCTAAAGAACAAAGTTCATGTTCTGACAAGTGaggtagaagaagaagaaaagaagataaaacag aTGTTTCAAATAGATAATGGGGTACTCTCTCTTCCTGAACTTTCTCAAAAGAGTCTCAGAGCACCCATCCTTCAG AGAGAAATTCTGACGCTAATTCCAAATCAGAACGGGCTTCTGAAGGACTTGGAAGTTCTCCATAATTCATCCCAGATGAAGCACATGTTCACCTTCATTGAAGAAGTCTATAAAAGACTGGATGCCTCTTAa